In Perca flavescens isolate YP-PL-M2 chromosome 7, PFLA_1.0, whole genome shotgun sequence, the following proteins share a genomic window:
- the rps21 gene encoding small ribosomal subunit protein eS21 encodes MQNDAGEFVDLYVPRKCSASNRIIGAKDHASVQINIAEVDKVTGRFNGQFKTYAICGAIRRMGESDDSILRLAREDSIVAKNF; translated from the exons ATGCAGAACGACGCTGGTGAATTTGTGGACCTTTACGTCCCACGTAAATG CTCTGCTAGCAACAGAATCATCGGAGCCAAGGACCACGCCTCTGTCCAGATCAATATTGCTGAG GTTGACAAGGTGACCGGCCGCTTCAACGGTCAGTTCAAGACCTACGCTATCTGTGGCGCCATCCGCAGAATG GGCGAGTCTGATGACTCTATCCTGAGGCTGGCAAGGGAGGATAGCATTGTCGCAAA GAACTTCTAA